The following coding sequences are from one Acipenser ruthenus chromosome 7, fAciRut3.2 maternal haplotype, whole genome shotgun sequence window:
- the nkx1.2la gene encoding NK1 transcription factor related 2-like,a has protein sequence MLEHQGSGVKMPPTHRISFSILDILDPNKFTCKNQINYSPETRGTGTRRLSQNEEETLEKVAKNGAETDWNSEDQQRGKEERDEQLGSEVQKGHSDKTAECSILSDKEEPEVSLETDIKDGDDNGELEVDDFSADDSQDSLKQKRRSRSDQGCAKPRRARTAFTYEQLVALENKFRSTRYLSVCERLNLALSLSLTETQVKIWFQNRRTKWKKQNPGSDSTIQTGANSLTTVGCSPNHPGSGGLNFQTFHTFSPGNMLFPTTGAVPLSSTGGLLNPFLNTAYLPLSFYTPHL, from the exons ATGTTGGAGCACCAGGGCAGTGGGGTCAAGATGCCACCCACTCATAGAATATCCTTCTCCATCCTAGACATCCTGGACCCAAATAAATTCACCTGTAAAAACCAGATCAATTACTCACCAGAGACCAGAGGCACTGGTACACGGAGGCTTTCACAAAACGAGGAGGAAACTTTGGAGAAAGTGGCTAAGAATGGTGCTGAAACAGATTGGAACTCTGAAGACCAGCAGCGTG gTAAAGAAGAAAGAGACGAACAACTTGGTTCTGAAGTACAAAAGGGCCACTCAGACAAAACCGCGGAATGCTCCATACTGTCTGATAAAGAAGAACCCGAGGTTTCATTGGAGACAGATATCAAAGACGGAGATGACAACGGCGAACTCGAAGTTGATGATTTCTCAGCTGACGATTCTCAGGATTCCTTGAAACAAAAAAGACGCAGCAGGTCCGATCAAGGTTGCGCAAAGCCGAGGCGCGCGAGGACTGCCTTTACCTACGAGCAATTGGTGGCGCTGGAAAACAAATTCAGATCAACACGGTACCTGTCGGTGTGCGAACGCCTCAACCTCGCCTTGTCTCTCAGCCTGACGGAAACCCAAGTCAAAATCTGGTTTCAGAACAGGAGGACCAAGTGGAAGAAGCAAAACCCAGGGTCCGACAGTACAATACAGACTGGAGCCAACTCACTCACCACTGTCGGTTGTAGTCCAAATCACCCTGGGTCCGGTGGTCTCAACTTCCAGACTTTTCACACTTTCAGCCCAGGGAATATGCTCTTTCCCACAACTGGTGCAGTGCCGTTATCATCCACTGGAGGACTcctcaatccatttttaaacaCGGCTTACCTGCCACTGTCATTTTACACACCGCATTTATGA